A DNA window from Bubalus bubalis isolate 160015118507 breed Murrah chromosome 20, NDDB_SH_1, whole genome shotgun sequence contains the following coding sequences:
- the CHGA gene encoding chromogranin-A, which yields MRSAAVLALLLCAGQVIALPVNSPMNKGDTEVMKCIVEVISDTLSKPSPMPVSKECFETLRGDERILSILRHQNLLKELQDLALQGAKERTHQQKKHSSYEDELSEVLEKPNDQAEPKEVTEEVSSKDAAEKRDNSKEVEKSDEDSDGDRPQASPELGPGSKVEEDNQAPGEEEEAPSNAHPLASLPSPKHPGPQAKEDSELTSQGPAGREKGLSTEQGRQTEREEEEEKWEEAEAREKAVPEEESPPTAAFKPPPSLGNKETQRAAPGWPEALAVDGAGKMGAEEAKPPEGKGEWAHSRQEEEEMTRAPQVLFHGGKSGEPEQEEQLSKEWEDAKRWSKMDQLAKELTAEKRLEGEEEEEEDPDRSMRLSFRAQGYGFRGPGLQLRRGWRPNSREDSVEAGLPLQVRGYPEEKKEEEGSANRRPEDQELESLSAIEAELEKVAHQLQELRRG from the exons GTGATGAAGTGTATCGTCGAGGTCATCTCTGACACACTCTCCAAGCCCAGCCCCATGCCGGTCAGCAAGGAGTGTTTTGAGACACTCCGAGGAG ATGAACGGATCCTCTCAATCCTGCGACATCAGAATTTGCTGAAAGAGCTCCAAGACCTCGCTCTCCAAG GAGCCAAGGAGCGGACACATCAGCAGAAGAAGCACAGCAGTTACGAGGATGAACTCTCAGAGGTGCTTGAGAAGCCGAACGACCAGGCCGAGCCGAAAG AGGTGACAGAAGAGGTGTCCTCCAAGGATGCTGCAGAAAAAAGAGATAATTCTAAAGAGGTGGAGAAGAGTGATGAAGACTCGGACGGAGACAGGCCTCAGGCCTCCCCAGAGCTTGGGCCGGGGTCCAAGGTTGAGGAGGACAACCAGgcccctggggaggaggaggaggcccccTCCAACGCCCACCCCCTAGCCAGCCTCCCCAGCCCGAAACACCCAGGCCCACAAGCCAAAGAGGACAGCGAGTTAACCTCCCAGGGTCCAGCCGGCAGGGAGAAGGGCCTGAGTACAGAGCAAGGGaggcagacagagagagaagaggaggaggagaagtgggaggaggccGAGGCTAGAGAGAAGGCCGTCCCGGAGGAAGAAAGCCCGCCCACCGCAGCGTTTAAACCCCCACCGAGCCTCGGCAACAAGGAGACGCAGAGGG CTGCTCCAGGTTGGCCCGAGGCTCTGGCCGTGGATGGAGCCGGGAAGATGGGGGCTGAGGAGGCCAAGCCCCCCGAGGGGAAGGGGGAGTGGGCACACTCCcggcaggaagaagaggagatgaCAAGGGCCCCTCAAGTCCTCTTCCATGGCGGGAAGAGCGGGGAGCCCGAGCAGGAGGAGCAGCTCTCCAAGGAGTGGGAGGATGCCAAGCGATGGAGCAAGATGGACCAGCTGGCCAAGGAGCTGACGGCCGAGAAGCggctggagggggaggaggaggaagaggaggacccTGACCGCTCCATGAGGCTCTCCTTCCGGGCCCAGGGCTACGGCTTCAGGGGTCCCGGGCTGCAGCTGCGGCGAGGCTGGAGGCCGAACTCCCGGGAGGACAGCGTGGAGGCCGGCCTGCCCCTCCAGGTGCGCGGCTACccggaagagaagaaggaggaggagggcagcgCCAACCGCAGACCAGAG GACCAGGAGCTGGAGAGCTTGTCGGCCATCGAGGCGGAGCTGGAGAAGGTGGCCCACCAGCTGCAGGAGCTGCGGCGGGGCTGA